Proteins encoded together in one Triticum dicoccoides isolate Atlit2015 ecotype Zavitan chromosome 7B, WEW_v2.0, whole genome shotgun sequence window:
- the LOC119341342 gene encoding peroxidase 47-like, with the protein MGAVKNLVKLLILVEVAVALAGPGVAALSMDYYGMNCPFAEYIVRSVVSEAVMGDPTLAAGLLRLHFHDCFVQGCDASVLLDAAPGSKAEKDALANKSLRGFEVIDKIKDTLEAQCPGVVTCADILALAARDAVLMVGGPYYDVPQGRRDGRRSVDTDTLTALPSPFLNASALITLFGTHGFNVQDMVALSGGHTLGVAHCPSFTPRLKFEASTLDAGFASSLAATCSKGGDSASATFDRTSTAFDGVYFKELQQRRGLLSSDQTLYESPETQRLVNMFAMNQGYFFYAFAQGMGKMGQIDLKEGDRGEVRKSCRVVNKPSW; encoded by the exons ATGGGTGCTGTCAAGAACCTTGTGAAGCTCTTGATCCTCGTCGAGGTGGCCGTGGCCCTGGCGGGGCCCGGCGTCGCCGCGCTCAGCATGGACTACTACGGCATGAACTGCCCGTTCGCCGAGTACATCGTCCGGAGCGTCGTGAGTGAGGCCGTCATGGGCGACCCCaccctcgccgccggcctccttcGGCTCCACTTCCATGACTGCTTCGTCCAG GGATGCGACGCGTCCGTGCTTCTGGACGCGGCGCCGGGCAGCAAGGCGGAGAAGGACGCGCTGGCGAACAAGAGCCTGCGCGGGTTCGAGGTGATCGACAAGATCAAGGACACCCTCGAGGCTCAGTGCCCCGGCGTCGTCACCTGCGCCGACATCCTCGCGCTGGCCGCCAGGGACGCCGTGCTCATGGTCGGCGGCCCCTACTACGACGTGCCCCAGGGCCGGCGCGACGGGAGACGCTCCGTCGACACCGACACGCTGACCGCGCTCCCGTCGCCGTTCCTCAACGCCTCGGCGCTCATCACCCTCTTCGGCACCCACGGCTTCAACGTGCAGGACATGGTGGCGCTCTCCGGCGGGCACACCCTGGGCGTGGCGCACTGCCCGTCGTTCACGCCCCGCCTCAAGTTCGAGGCGTCCACGCTGGACGCCGGGTTCGCGTCGTCGCTGGCGGCCACGTGCAGCAAGGGCGGGGACTCGGCGTCGGCGACGTTCGACCGGACGAGCACGGCCTTCGACGGCGTCTACTTCAAGGAGCTGCAGCAGCGGAGGGGCCTGCTGAGCTCGGACCAGACGCTGTACGAGTCgccggagacgcagcggctggtGAACATGTTCGCCATGAACCAGGGCTACTTCTTCTACGCGTTCGCGCAGGGGATGGGGAAGATGGGGCAGATCGACCTCAAGGAGGGTGACCGCGGCGAGGTCAGGAAATCATGCAGGGTCGTCAACAAGCCCAGCTGGTAA